From Camelina sativa cultivar DH55 chromosome 20, Cs, whole genome shotgun sequence, the proteins below share one genomic window:
- the LOC104770494 gene encoding uncharacterized protein LOC104770494 yields the protein MDTFTAEDLSTIGGIATVSLLHSFIPTHWLPFSIVGRAQKWTLSRTLLVTAFGAVLHVISTSLLGITAITMANTIAGEETVHKLASLLLVFLGGSYVLLFLAGKGGHTHSHNQPMEKMAVAGLVLVPALSPCATTLPVFLAVGNSKSMMVLAIIVLLFSTILVMTSLVALSFYGASQLKFHWVERYDKLLVGSVLCLVGILTLLFHDHDHGGHEAHQLHRKIITL from the exons ATGGATACTTTCACGGCGGAGGATCTATCGACGATCGGTGGAATAGCGACGGTGTCGCTCCTTCACTCGTTTATTCCGACGCATTGGTTACCTTTTTCAATCGTTGGACGTGCGCAGAAATGGACGCTTTCTAGAACACTCCTCGTCA CTGCATTTGGAGCAGTCCTGCATGTCATTTCGACTTCCCTTCTTGGTATAACAGCGATCACAATGGCGAATACCATTGCCGGTGAAGAGACTGTTCACAAACTTGCTTCCCTTTTGCTTGTATTCCTCGGTGGAAGCTACGTCTTGCTGTTTTTAGCTGGTAAAGGTGGTCACACTCACTCTCATAACCAACCCATGGAGAAAATGGCTGTTGCTGGGCTTGTCCTTGTTCCTGCTTTATCTCCCTGTGCTACAACTCTCCCGGTATTTCTCGCTGTTGGAAATTCCAAGTCGATGATGGTTCTCGCCATCATAGTTCTGCTCTTCAG CACCATATTGGTGATGACATCGCTAGTGGCTCTATCATTCTATGGTGCAAGCCAGCTCAAGTTTCATTGGGTGGAGCGATACGACAAACTTCTGGTTGGTTCGGTTCTGTGTCTGGTAGGTATCTTAACCCTTCTCTTCCATGACCATGACCATGGTGGTCATGAAGCACATCAACTCCACAGGAAAATCATTACTCTCTAG
- the LOC104770495 gene encoding uncharacterized protein LOC104770495, translating to MGVVSRTMFPVCESLCCFCPALRARSRHPVKRYKHLLADIFPRSQDEQPNDRKIGKLCEYAAKNPLRIPKITTSLEQRCYKELRMEQFHSVKIVMSIYKKLLVSCNEQMSLFASSYLGLIHILLDQTRYDEMRMLGCEALYDFVTSQTEGTYMFNLDGLIPKICPLAHELGEEERTTNMCAAGLQALSSLVWFMGEFSHISVEFDNVVSVVLENYGGLSQSSTSAVNQENKVASIDKELSPAEAETRIASWSRIVDDRGKAIVSVEDAKNPKFWSRVCLHNLAKLAKEATTVRRVLESLFRYFDFNEVWSTENGLALYVLQDVQLLIERSGQNTHFLLSILIKHLDHKNVLKKPRMQLDIVYVATALAQQTKVLPSVAIIGALSDMIRHLRKSIHCSLDDSNLGNEMIQYNLKFEAAVEQCLVQLSLKVGDAGPILDIMAVMLESMSNITVMARTLIAAVFRTAQIIAAIPNLSYENKAFPDALFHQLLQAMVCADHESRMGAHRIFSVVLVPSSVCPNSVPKSRRPADMQRTLSRTVSVFSSSAALFRKLKLESDSSVDDTAKMERVSTLSRSKSKFIRGESFDDEEPKNNTSSVLSRLKSSYSRTQSVKRNPSSTVLDQNSSGSSPEKPVIPLRLSSHQICLLLSSIWVQSLSPHNMPQNYEAIANTFSLVLLFGRTKHSSNEVLVWSFQLAFSLRNLSLGGPLQPSRRRSLFTLATSMIIFSAKAFNIPPLVTSAKTALQEKTVDPFLHLVEDCKLDAVFYGQAEQPEKNYGSKEDDEDALRSFVAIEETTQNQPREHYAFMIMKFLGKLSDQDSSSIKEQLVSDFIPIDGCPVGTQLTESPKKVYRSEENNNKPRDNAETQLLIPENDAVPSPPEEQLGLDTQPNAKTAFLLSIDELLSAVSQTTAQMGRYSVSDPPDMTYTEMAGHCEALLMGKQEKMSFMSAKSNKFGSSQTKEPTALPCGGGNPFVEQRSSWEMMGLGAPASSNVCVTEYQTPPFFNPPASTPFDNFLKTKPLVPLE from the exons ATGGGGGTCGTTTCAAGAACCATGTTCCCTGTCTGCGAAAGCTTGTGTTGCTTTTGTCCGGCATTGCGAGCCAGATCCAGACATCCCGTCAAAAGATATAAACATCTTCTTGCTGATATCTTCCCTCGATCCCAG GATGAGCAACCTAATGATCGAAAAATCGGTAAATTATGTGAATATGCTGCAAAAAACCCTCTTCGTATCCCTAAG attacaACCTCTCTTGAACAAAGGTGTTACAAGGAATTGAGAATGGAGCAGTTCCACTCTGTAAAGATTGTAATGTCTATCTACAAGAAACTTTTGGTTTCCTGTAATGAACAAAT gTCGTTGTTTGCTAGTAGCTACCTTGGTTTGATTCATATTCTTCTAGATCAAACTAGGTATGATGAGATGCGTATGTTAGGTTGTGAAGCTCTCTATGATTTTGTTACCAGTCag acAGAGGGTACCTATATGTTTAACTTAGATGGCTTGATCCCAAAAATATGTCCTTTAGCTCATGAattgggagaagaagaaaggacaACAAATATGTGTGCTGCTGGTCTCCAGGCTCTCTCATCCTTG GTTTGGTTTATGGGAGAGTTTTCACATATTTCAGTCGAATTTGACAAT GTAGTCTCTGTTGTCTTAGAAAATTATGGAGGCCTCAGTCAGTCTTCCACTTCTGCAGTCAATCAAGAGAACAAGGTTGCTTCTATTGACAAAGAACTATCTCCCGCAGAAGCTGAAACAAGGATTGCTTCTTGGTCAAGAATCGTGGATGACAGAGGCAAGGCAATTGTATCTGT GGAGGATGCTAAAAACCCCAAGTTTTGGTCGAGGGTTTGCCTGCACAATCTAGCAAAGTTAGCAAAAGAAGCAACAACTGTTCGGCGTGTCCTCGAGTCACTCTTCCgctattttgattttaatgaaGTTTGGTCCACGGAGAACGGTCTTGCCTTATATGTTTTGCAGGACGTCCAGTTGTTGATAGAACGATCTG GACAAAACACACATTTCCTGTTGTCAATCCTGATCAAGCATCTTGATCACAAGAATGTTCTAAAGAAGCCTAGAATGCAACTTGACATAGTCTATGTTGctactgcacttgctcaacagACTAAAGTCCTTCCATCCGTGGCAATCATTGGTGCCCTGAGTGATATGATTAGGCATCTGAGGAAGAGCATTCATTGTTCATTAGATGATTCGAACTTGGGGAATGAGATGATTCAATATAACCTGAAATTCGAAGCTGCAGTTGAACAATGCCTCGTCCAGTTATCCCTAAAG GTAGGAGATGCAGGTCCTATTCTAGACATAATGGCTGTCATGTTGGAAAGCATGTCAAATATTACAGTCATGGCAAGAACTCTAATCGCTGCAGTTTTTCGCACGGCACAAATTATAGCAGCTATACCAAATTTATCATATGAAAACAAG GCTTTTCCAGATGCACTTTTCCATCAACTGCTTCAAGCTATGGTGTGTGCTGACCATGAATCCAGGATGGGAGCTCACCGTATATTTTCTGTTGTTTTGGTCCCATCTTCAGTTTGTCCCAATTCAGTTCCCAAGTCTAGAAGGCCTGCTGATATGCAGAGGACATTGTCAAGAACTGTgtctgtgttttcttcttcagctgcaCTGTTTAGGAAACTGAAGTTGGAGTCAGATAGTTCTGTTGATGACACTGCAAAGATGGAGAGGGTTTCAACACTTAGCaggtcaaaatcaaaatttataagaGGTGAAAGTTTTGATGATGAGGAGCCGAAGAACAATACTAGTTCAGTATTGAGCCGGTTAAAGTCAAGTTACAGTCGGACTCAGAGTGTGAAAAGGAACCCATCATCAACAGTATTAGATCAGAATTCTTCGGGAAGTTCACCAGAGAAACCA GTGATACCATTAAGATTAAGCAGCCATCAGATTTGCCTTTTGCTTTCATCGATTTGGGTGCAGTCTTTATCTCCTCACAACATGCCACAAAATTATGAAGCCATTGCTAATACTTTTAGCTTAGTTCTTCTATTTGGCCGGACAAAG CACTCTAGCAATGAAGTATTGGTATGGAGCTTTCAGCTAGCATTTTCTTTGCGGAATCTGTCTCTTGGAG GACCATTGCAGCCATCAAGGCGTCGATCCCTCTTTACTCTGGCCACATCAATGATAATTTTCTCAGCAAAAGCCTTCAACATCCCTCCTCTTGTTACTAGCGCAAAAACCGCACTGCAGGAAAAAACG GTAGACCCGTTTCTTCATTTGGTGGAAGATTGCAAGCTAGATGCTGTTTTCTATGGACAAGCAGAGCAACCGGAGAAGAATTATGGgtcaaaagaagatgatgaagacgcCTTACGTTCATTTGTTGCCATAGAAGAAACCACACAAAATCAACCTCGAGAGCACTACGCTTTCATGATAATGAAGTTTCTTGGAAAACTATCAGAT CAAGATTCGTCGTCTATAAAGGAGCAGCTGGTTTCAGATTTCATACCTATCGATGGTTGTCCAGTTGGAACGCAGTTGACAGAATCTCCAAAAAAAGTTTACCGTTCTGAAGAAAATAACAACAAGCCTAGAGATAAT GCTGAAACTCAATTGCTTATACCAGAGAATGATGCAGTGCCAAGTCCTCCAGAAGAACAGCTTGGTCTTGACACACAACCTAATGCCAAAACCGCATTTCTTCTGAGCATCGATGAACTTCTAAGTGCA GTGTCTCAGACAACAGCACAAATGGGAAGATACTCAGTGTCTGATCCACCAGACATGACATACACAGAAATGGCAGGACATTGCGAGGCTCTTTTGATGGGAAAGCAAGAGAAGATGTCTTTCATGTCTGCAAAAAGCAACAAATTCGGCAGCAGCCAGACCAAAGAACCTACTGCTTTGCCTTGTGGTGGTGGGAATCCGTTTGTGGAGCAGAGGAGTTCGTGGGAGATGATGGGGTTGGGTGCACCAGCGTCTTCTAATGTGTGTGTCACAGAGTATCAAACCCCTCCTTTCTTCAATCCTCCTGCCTCTACTCCTTTCGACAACTTCCTTAAAACCAAGCCGCTGGTTCCTCTTGAATAG
- the LOC104770496 gene encoding somatic embryogenesis receptor kinase 2-like (The sequence of the model RefSeq protein was modified relative to this genomic sequence to represent the inferred CDS: added 30 bases not found in genome assembly), translated as MASRNCRWELFFAASLTLTLALIHLVEANSEGDALYALRRSLSDPDRVLQSWDPTLVNPCTWFHVTCNQDNRVTRVDLGNSNLSGHLAAELGRLEHLQYLELYKNNIQGTIPSDLGNLKNLISFDLYNNNLTGTVPTSLGKLKSLVFLRLNDNQLTGPIPRALTAIPSLKVVDVSSNDLCGTIPTSGPFAHIPLQNFENNPRLEGPELLGLASYDTNCT; from the exons ATGGCGTCTCGAAACTGTCGGTGGGAGCTCTTCTTCGCAGCTTCGTTAACCCTAACTCTAGCTTTGATTCACCTGGTGGAAGCTAACTCAGAGGGAGATGCTCTCTACGCTCTTCGCCGTAGCTTATCCGATCCGGACCGTGTTCTCCAGAGCTGGGATCCAACTCTTGTTAATCCCTGTACCTGGTTCCATGTCACCTGTAACCAAGACAACCGCGTCACTCGTGT GGATTTGGGTAATTCAAACCTTTCTGGACATCTTGCGGCCGAGCTTGGGAGGCTAGAACATTTGCAATATCT AGAGCTTTACAAGAACAACATCCAAGGAACTATACCTTCTGACCTTGGAAACCTGAAGAACCTCATCAGCTTCGATCTGTATAACAACAATCTTACGGGGACAGTTCCAACCTCTTTGGGAAAATTGAAGTCTCTTGTCTTTCT ACGGCTTAATGACAACCAGTTGACTGGTCCAATCCCGAGAGCACTCACAGCCATCCCAAGCCTTAAAGTCGT TGATGTCTCGAGCAATGATTTGTGTGGAACAATCCCAACAAGTGGACCTTTTGCACACATTCCTCTGCAGAA CTTTGAGAACAACCCACGATTGGAGGGACCTGAATTGCTCGGT
- the LOC104770497 gene encoding ETHYLENE INSENSITIVE 3-like 2 protein translates to MDYGAKVMKTQISLLQELIWFFFFFFXFSVRRKCIKHFKNQCFIIKDPVDMYNNNNNRGLFRGLVGSNPVPPFPEGDVCPDTHNAIGEDASSDEEMEIEELEKKIWRDKQRLKQLREMAKNGGLGKKLLMNQQQLGDDLLQHSSRRTMYKAQDGILKYMSKTMERYKAKGFVYGIVLENGKTVTGSSDNLREWWKDKVRFDRNGLAAIMKHQRDINLSDVSDLGTDVGDCTAHKLLELQDTTLGALLSALMPNCKPPQRRFPLDKGVTPPWWPTGKEDWWSQLSLPEDCRGLPPPYKKPHDLKKLWKVGVLIAVIRHMASDISNIPNLVRRSRSLQEKMTSREGALWLAALNQEKANVDQMHNPFTFSRENNNTCNFPVPGTGDRNVLFSESTNYDVEGIGGGSHRFNQQYPEVDNNYNCVYKRKFEGDLGISMHQTILTCENSLCPYSQPHMGSHDRNLRENHQMTCPYKVTSFYQPTKTYGMSGSMVPCPDYNRMQQQQQVQSIQDQYNPPNDLYRPKVEQRGGNSDDLVGSMSPSPLMLDHNPGLALPADFNGQAETVGMANNLQNQGQELPTSWLQ, encoded by the exons ATGGACTATGGAGCCAAGGTTATGAAAACTCAG ATTTCCCTATTACAAGAactgatttggttttttttttttttttttNTTTTTTCTGTCCGGAGAAAATGCATTAAACACttcaaaaatcaatgttttataaTCAAAG ATCCTGTGGATatgtataacaacaacaacaatagagGGCTTTTCAGGGGTTTAGTTGGTAGTAACCCGGTGCCTCCATTTCCCGAGGGAGATGTGTGTCCTGATACGCATAATGCTATAGGCGAAGATGCGAGTAGTGATGAAGAAATGGAGATAGAGGAGCTTGAGAAGAAGATCTGGAGAGACAAACAGCGTTTAAAGCAGCTCAGGGAGATGGCCAAGAACGGGGGGTTAGGGAAAAAGTTGTTGATGAACCAGCAGCAACTTGGTGATGATCTTCTACAGCATTCGAGTAGGAGAACCATGTACAAGGCTCAAGATGGGATCTTGAAGTACATGTCTAAGACAATGGAGCGTTACAAAGCTAAAGGTTTCGTTTACGGGATTGTCTTAGAGAACGGGAAAACTGTGACGGGGTCTTCTGATAACCTCCGTGAATGGTGGAAAGACAAAGTGAGGTTTGATAGGAATGGATTGGCTGCTATCATGAAGCATCAGAGGGACATCAATCTTTCTGATGTAAGTGATTTAGGGACTGACGTTGGGGATTGTACCGCTCATAAGTTGCTTGAGCTTCAAGATACAACTCTTGGTGCTCTCTTGTCAGCGTTGATGCCTAACTGCAAGCCTCCTCAGAGGCGTTTCCCGCTGGATAAAGGCGTGACACCGCCTTGGTGGCCAACGGGAAAAGAAGATTGGTGGAGTCAACTGTCTTTACCTGAGGATTGTCGTGGActtcctcctccttacaagaAGCCTCACGATCTCAAGAAGCTTTGGAAGGTTGGTGTCTTGATTGCTGTGATCAGACATATGGCTTCTGATATTAGCAACATACCGAATCTCGTGAGACGGTCTAGAAGTTTGCAGGAGAAGATGACTTCAAGGGAAGGCGCTTTGTGGCTCGCTGCTCTTAACCAAGAAAAGGCTAATGTTGATCAAATGCATAACCCTTTTACGTTCTCtagagaaaacaacaacacttgTAACTTTCCTGTTCCCGGAACTGGTGACAGGAATGTTCTGTTTTCTGAATCTACTAATTATGATGTTGAAGGGATTGGTGGTGGATCTCATCGGTTCAATCAGCAGTATCCTGAAGTTGACAACAACTACAACTGTGTTTACAAGAGGAAGTTTGAAGGAGATTTGGGGATATCAATGCATCAAACAATCCTAACATGTGAGAACAGTCTCTGTCCTTATAGCCAACCACATATGGGATCTCATGACAGGAACTTGAGAGAGAATCACCAAATGACTTGTCCTTATAAAGTCACTTCCTTCTACCAACCCACCAAAACCTATGGTATGTCCGGTTCAATGGTTCCTTGTCCGGATTATAACCGgatgcagcagcagcagcaggttCAGAGCATTCAAGATCAGTATAATCCACCCAACGATCTCTACAGACCAAAGGTTGAACAAAGAGGAGGCAACAGCGATGACTTGGTTGGGAGTATGAGTCCTTCTCCTTTGATGCTGGATCATAATCCTGGTTTAGCTTTACCTGCTGACTTCAATGGACAAGCGGAAACAGTAGGAATGGCGAACAATCTGCAGAATCAAGGGCAAGAATTGCCCACATCTTGGCTTCAGTAA